From one Rosa rugosa chromosome 4, drRosRugo1.1, whole genome shotgun sequence genomic stretch:
- the LOC133743154 gene encoding probable methyltransferase PMT14 → MGSKQNPPGNRTRRTLSIFVVIALCCFFYLLGAWQKSGLGKADKIAFEVPKQTECNVFSTNLNFETHHNDVEIIERSEPKAKEFKPCDPQYRDYTPCQEQDRAMKFPRENMVYRERHCPPEEEKLHCLIPAPKGYITPFPWPKSRDYAHYANVPYKHLAVEKAVQNWVEFQGNVFKFPGGGTMFPHGADAYIEELASVIPIADGSVRTALDTGCGVASWGAYLLKRNVLAMSFAPKDNHEAQVQFALERGVPAVIGVLGSIRLPYPSRAFDMSQCSRCLIPWAANDGMYLKEVDRVLRPGGYWILSGPPINWKTYYKTWKRSKEDVQAEQRKIEELAESLCWEKKYEKGDIAIWKKKANTKSCKRESVNICRTKDADDIWYKKMDTCITPPSANEVPVGQVKFPARLYAVPPRIANGLVAGVTTESYQEDNKLWKKQVNSYKRINKLIGTTRYRNVMDMNAGLGGFAAALESRKSWVMNVVPSIAKNTLGVVYERGLIGIYHDWCEGFSTYPRTYDLIHASGVFSLYRNECEAEDILLEMDRILRPEGTVILRDEVDVLNKVKKIAGGMRWDTKMMDHEDGPLVPEKILVVVKQYWVENSGNSTSSDD, encoded by the exons ATGGGGTCTAAGCAGAATCCTCCAGGAAACAGAACAAGACGCACATTGTCTATATTTGTTGTGATTGCTCTGTGCTGTTTCTTCTACCTTCTTGGAGCATGGCAAAAGAGTGGTTTGGGCAAAGCAGATAAGATAGCATTCGAAGTACCCAAGCAGACAGAGTGCAATGTCTTTAGTACtaatttgaactttgaaactCATCACAATGACGTGGAGATAATCGAACGCTCTGAACCAAAAGCCAAGGAGTTCAAGCCTTGTGATCCTCAGTACAGGGATTATACTCCTTGCCAAGAGCAAGACCGAGCAATGAAGTTCCCAAGGGAAAATATGGTATACAGGGAAAGACATTGCCCCCCAGAAGAGGAAAAATTGCACTGTCTTATTCCAGCACCCAAAGGGTATATTACTCCGTTTCCCTGGCCTAAAAGCCGCGACTATGCTCACTATGCTAATGTCCCTTATAAACACCTGGCAGTTGAGAAAGCTGTTCAGAACTGGGTAGAGTTTCAGGGTAATGTTTTTAAATTCCCAGGTGGAGGAACAATGTTCCCTCACGGTGCTGATGCATATATTGAGGAACTTGCATCAGTTATTCCAATTGCAGATGGCTCTGTGAGAACAGCATTGGATACTGGCTGTGGG GTTGCAAGCTGGGGTGCATACTTGCTGAAGAGAAATGTATTAGCTATGTCATTTGCACCAAAGGACAATCATGAAGCACAAGTTCAGTTTGCATTGGAGCGAGGTGTGCCTGCAGTTATTGGTGTTCTTGGATCAATACGTCTTCCATACCCATCTAGGGCCTTTGATATGTCTCAGTGCTCTCGATGTCTGATTCCATGGGCTGCAAATG ATGGGATGTACCTAAAAGAAGTTGATCGGGTCCTTAGACCTGGGGGATATTGGATCTTGTCTGGACCTCCAATTAATTGGAAGACTTACTACAAAACGTGGAAGAGGTCTAAGGAGGATGTCCAGGCAGAGCAAAGGAAGATTGAAGAACTAGCTGAAAGTCTGTGTTGGGAGAAAAAGTACGAGAAAGGAGATATTGCCATCTGGAAGAAGAAAGCTAATACGAAATCCTGCAAAAGAGAGTCTGTCAATATATGCCGAACAAAGGATGCTGATGATATCTG GTACAAGAAAATGGACACATGCATAACCCCTCCCAGTGCAAATGAAGTACCTGTGGGGCAGGTGAAGTTTCCTGCAAGGCTTTATGCAGTCCCTCCTCGAATAGCTAATGGATTAGTTGCAGGGGTGACAACTGAATCTTATCAAGAAGACAATAAACTTTGGAAAAAGCAAGTAAATTCGTACAAAAGAATCAACAAATTAATTGGCACTACAAGATATAGGAATGTGATGGATATGAATGCTGGCCTGGGAGGATTTGCAGCAGCCCTTGAATCACGGAAGTCTTGGGTTATGAATGTTGTACCCTCAATAGCAAAGAACACTTTAGGTGTTGTTTATGAGAGAGGTCTAATCGGCATATACCATGACTG GTGTGAAGGCTTCTCTACATATCCAAGGACATATGACCTTATTCATGCCAGTGGGGTGTTCAGCTTGTACAGGAATGA GTGTGAAGCGGAAGACATCCTGTTGGAGATGGATCGCATCTTGCGGCCTGAAGGGACAGTCATCTTAAGGGATGAGGTCGATGTCCTGAACAAGGTGAAGAAGATTGCTGGGGGTATGAGATGGGATACCAAAATGATGGACCATGAGGATGGACCTCTTGTACCTGAGAAGATACTGGTTGTTGTTAAACAGTACTGGGTTGAAAACAGCGGAAACAGCACATCCAGTGATGACTAA